One Rhodothermus bifroesti DNA window includes the following coding sequences:
- the hpt gene encoding hypoxanthine phosphoribosyltransferase, translating into MACTFFSHAVPEVVECHGERFRLFLDAATIQRRVAELGQEISRDYAGKRPILIGVLNGAFVFLADLIRAITIDCEVDFLKLSSYGAEKVSSGQVYELKKIDADIRNRHVLVVEDIVDTGLSMQFMLERLKAHEPASLATVALLHKAEATRVEVPLDYVGFRIPNQFVIGYGLDYGQLARNFSSIYVLEN; encoded by the coding sequence ATGGCTTGCACGTTTTTTTCTCATGCGGTTCCAGAAGTGGTAGAATGTCACGGTGAGCGGTTTCGGCTTTTTTTGGATGCGGCAACGATTCAGAGACGCGTAGCTGAGTTAGGGCAAGAAATTAGTCGGGATTATGCAGGTAAGCGGCCTATCTTAATTGGCGTGCTGAATGGTGCTTTTGTGTTTTTAGCTGATCTGATTCGGGCTATCACGATTGACTGCGAGGTCGATTTTTTGAAGTTGTCTTCATATGGGGCTGAGAAAGTCTCCAGCGGTCAAGTTTATGAGCTCAAGAAAATTGATGCGGATATTCGAAACCGACATGTGTTGGTTGTCGAGGATATTGTGGATACGGGTTTATCCATGCAGTTTATGCTGGAGCGGCTCAAAGCGCACGAGCCGGCTTCACTGGCGACAGTAGCTTTACTCCATAAGGCAGAGGCCACACGGGTTGAAGTGCCCCTAGATTATGTAGGCTTTAGGATCCCCAATCAGTTTGTAATTGGATATGGCCTAGATTATGGCCAACTAGCGCGCAATTTTTCTTCGATCTATGTACTTGAGAATTAA